Proteins encoded within one genomic window of Haematobia irritans isolate KBUSLIRL chromosome 5, ASM5000362v1, whole genome shotgun sequence:
- the LOC142240860 gene encoding uncharacterized protein LOC142240860 has protein sequence MEEIKCVFCNDTFQYILSFISHIKKKHRNISSLTCPYYTCDRKYNRLDSYKYHLKKHFKLSENVKEINESVDLSYELTENDFTPNSFHTNDIDEPLVNNDLSPSYLNLKFDLIRQIVKSYCNDSIPRNKTLEIIRNVANAFRNYLLVLKSMLVDANVCSEILTFINTLCDNSVIDSEYKLINEFKKSKYFVEVQFITLHKELQECIMFAGQTVLKNIEYSIAILPLHEMFSILFQKTQFLAESIAYLNTLAYNNSEIVCNYMQSPAWREKEEKCSEPGTLLMPLFIYFDEFEPDNALGSHAGMQKLAGVYIKLPGIPEYLQSKLSHIFVSMLLFAEDRKKFGNTAVFQNFITELNKLQANGIEIKTPITFNGENITNVKIIPAIVLGDNLGLNAILGFSESFSSNYYCRLCKEHRDDIKLASNENVYMLRNPENYEQDLQDKDFKSSGIKENSVWNDLNNFHVTQNHCVDVMHDLLEGVCHYVLIFILKRFIEYHKFFSLQQLNYRMLTFDFGPINSRNKPPILNSDFHKKNKLKLSASETLVFLKSFNLMLGDLILECDEWDLYLLLRQIVVIACESESIQKGIPEHFHQLVCEHNSLYMKLTQTTLKPKFHNLFHYATIMRKVGPLKHISSMRFESVHKTLKNICNSSNNKVNILKTIFTKYQIKLFDLFVNYADVLDKKIEIGKTREVKCNELEKFGIYSEFALTTVSQLQYKHMFFKPGMVVHIGEYEDNIPLFGLIHCICSVDDMFSLCVQRLLNHGFDSHYHAFRIDVEEIFYSISIKDLESTLKSYITITKENVMYINT, from the coding sequence atggaAGAAATTAAATGTGTTTTTTGTAACGACacttttcaatatattttaagCTTTATAAGTCACATTAAGAAGAAACATCGAAACATATCATCACTGACATGCCCATATTACACTTGTGACCGAAAATATAATCGGTTAGACTCGTAcaaatatcatttaaaaaaacatttcaaattatcAGAAAATGTGAAAGAAATCAATGAATCTGTCGATTTGTCATATGAGTTAACTGAGAACGATTTTACGCCGAATAGTTTCCATACAAACGATATAGATGAGCCCTTAGTTAATAATGATTTGTCTCCATCatatttaaacttaaaatttgatttaattagaCAGATTGTCAAATCCTACTGTAATGATTCCATTCCTCGCAACAAAACCCTCGAAATCATTAGAAATGTAGCGAATGCTTTCAGGAATTATTTGTTGGTGCTGAAAAGCATGTTAGTCGATGCTAACGTCTGTtccgaaattttaacttttataaaTACATTATGTGACAACAGTGTTATAGATTCGGAATATAAACTTATTAATGAATTTAAGAAAAGTAAATACTTTGTTGAAGTTCAATTTATTACATTACATAAAGAATTGCAAGAATGTATAATGTTTGCTGGACaaacagttttaaaaaatattgaatattccaTTGCAATATTGCCACTTCATGAAAtgttttcgattttatttcaaaaaacacAATTCCTAGCAGAATCAATTGCATATTTAAACACACTTGCCTATAATAATTCGGAAATAGTTTGTAACTATATGCAAAGCCCTGCTTGGAGAGAAAAGGAAGAAAAATGCTCGGAGCCGGGTACCCTATTAATGCCCCTATTTATATATTTCGATGAATTTGAACCAGACAATGCTCTAGGTTCCCATGCGGGTATGCAGAAACTCGCTGGAGTATACATAAAACTTCCTGGGATACCAGAATACTTGCAGTCGAAGCTTTCTCATATATTTGTATCAATGTTGTTATTTGCAgaagatagaaaaaaatttggaaatactgccgtattccaaaattttattacagaaCTTaacaagttacaagctaatggaATTGAAATAAAGACCCCAATTACGTTCAACGGAGAGAATATaacaaatgtaaaaattattcctGCGATAGTTTTAGGGGACAATCTTGGGCTTAATGCTATTCTCGGGTTTTCAGAAAGTTTTTCCAGCAATTATTATTGTCGTTTATGCAAAGAGCACAGGGATGATATTAAATTAGCttcaaatgaaaatgtttataTGCTAAGAAACCCAGAAAATTATGAGCAAGATTTACAAGACAAGGATTTTAAAAGCTCGGGTATAAAGGAGAATTCTGTTTGGAATGATTTAAATAATTTCCATGTAACTCAAAATCATTGTGTGGATGTTATGCATGATTTACTCGAAGGTGTTTGCCATtacgttttaatttttattttgaaaagatttattGAGtaccataaatttttttctctgcagcaATTAAATTATAGAATGTTAACATTTGATTTCGGTCCCATTAACAGTAGAAATAAACCTCCGATTTTAAATAGTgacttccataaaaaaaataaacttaaattatCTGCTTCAGAGACTCTAgtgtttttgaaaagttttaatttaatgcTGGGAGATCTGATTTTAGAATGTGATGAATGGGACTTATATTTACTTTTGAGAcaaattgttgttattgcttGTGAAAGTGAATCTATTCAAAAAGGTATTCCAGAACATTTTCATCAATTGGTGTGTGAGCATAATTCCTTATATATGAAACTTACTCAAACAACCTTAAAACCGAAATTTCATAACCTTTTCCATTATGCGACAATCATGAGAAAAGTTGGTCCATTAAAACACATTTCGTCAATGAGATTTGAGTCGGTACACAAAacgttaaaaaatatatgcaaTAGCTCTAATAATAaggttaatattttaaaaacaattttcaccAAATACCAAATCAAACTGTTTGACCTTTTTGTGAATTATGCCGACGTTTtagataaaaaaatagaaattggaAAAACAAGGGAAGTAAAATGTAATGAACTGGAAAAATTTGGAATCTATTCGGAATTTGCATTAACCACTGTTTCTCAGTTACAATATAAACACATGTTTTTTAAACCAGGAATGGTAGTACATATTGGAGAATATGAAGATAATATACCTTTATTTGGCTTAATTCACTGTATTTGCTCAGTTGATGATATGTTTTCATTGTGTGTTCAGAGATTACTAAATCATGGATTCGATAGTCATTACCATGCGTTTCGTATTGATgttgaagaaatattttattctattagtATTAAAGATTTAGAATCAACACTTAAGAGCTACATAActataacaaaagaaaatgttatgtaCATAAATACTTAA